One Acanthopagrus latus isolate v.2019 chromosome 12, fAcaLat1.1, whole genome shotgun sequence genomic region harbors:
- the ythdc1 gene encoding YTH domain-containing protein 1, with amino-acid sequence MAADRREDKDGELNVLEDLLTEAPDQDDELYNPETERDVSDKKGTKRKSERSDSQDLKRLRPSSCHVPSRSSSTNKRAPGPPLSSSSSKKVASSPRGRHAAATTSSYRHEYYEERKGRRGAREPARSRVGDEVRRRESQRGLEGLSQKLRRDERRVSPSPHEDENQSEEEAAAEYGSDPGSRSSSPTASHVEEEEEEDQEEEEEEEEEEEEEDGMEEEEEEEEEEGEKEDEEEEDEEYERRGGEGNDYDTRSEAGDSRSASSVSFSDDGESVHSGSASEASGSEKKREKLSSSVRAVRKGMERKFVICQDPSSKLRYILREARFFLIKSNNHENVSLAKAKGVWSTLPVNEKKLNAAFRSARSVVLVFSVRESGKFQGFARLASESHHGGSPIHWVLPAGMNAKMLGGVFKIDWLCRRELPFTKTAHLSNPWNEHKPVKIGRDGQEIQPDIGAQLCALFPLDESVDIHQVARRVRHKRRTPSEPRPRGRPPQREPGRRRPEEYDLHGRKRPRADGPPDFNQRAGFIQDLRNQPVDRRFSSVRRDVFLNGSYNDYMRDYHHSVGPPAPWQTLAAYPGVEQPPPHHPPYYHHSHPPPPPHQAYHHHHHPPLPPHEAPPPRFRDKQRAPQHRAFTSSPHDYDMRVDDFLRRTQAVVSSRRERERQRERDRGGPRRERERERARDRERERERDKERGRYRR; translated from the exons CCCTCCAGGTCCTCCTCCACCAATAAGAGAGCTCCGGGTCCacctctctcatcctcctcctcgaaGAAGGTGGCATCCAGCCCCCGTGGACGCCACGCTGCCGCCACCACCAGCAGCTACCGGCACGAATACTACGAGGAGAGAAAGGGGCGGCGAGGAGCTCGAGAACCAGCGAGAAGTCGGGTAGGAGATGAAGTACGACGCCGAGAGTCTCAAAGAGGCCTGGAGGGTCTGAGCCAG AAACTGCGACGTGACGAACGGCGAGTAAGCCCCTCCCCCCATGAGGATgagaaccaatcagaggaggaggcagcagcagagtatGGTTCAGATCCAGGGTCACGAAGCTCCTCCCCGACAGCCTCCCATgtcgaggaagaggaggaggaggatcaagaggaggaagaggaggaggaggaggaagaagaagaagaggatggcatggaggaagaagaagaggaggaagaggaggaaggagagaaggaggacgaagaggaggaagatgaggagtATGAGCGTCGTGGCGGTGAAGGGAATGACTACGACACTCGCAGTGAGGCCGGCGACTCACGCTCCGCCTCCTCTGTCAGTTTCTCTGATGACGGCGAATCTGTGCACTCAGGCTCCGCCTCCGAGGCCTCAG GTTCAGAGAAGAAGCGGGAGAAGCTGTCGTCGTCGGTCCGAGCCGTTCGCAAAGGGATGGAGA GAAAGTTTGTGATCTGTCAGGATCCGAGCAGTAAGCTGCGATACATCCTGCGAGAGGCTCGATTCTTCCTCATCAAGAGCAACAACCACGAGAACGTCTCGCTGGCTAAAGCGAAG GGTGTTTGGTCCACACTGCCCGTCAACGAGAAGAAGCTGAACGCAGCTTTTCGCTCGGCTCGGAGCGTCGTCCTCGTCTTCTCTGTCAGGGAGAGTGGCAAATTCCAAG GTTTCGCTCGTTTGGCTTCAGAGTCTCATCATGGCGGATCACCAATCCACTGGGTTCTTCCTGCTGGCATGAACGCCAAGATGCTGGGCGGAGTCTTCAAGATCGACTGGCTCTGCAG GAGAGAGCTTCCGTTCACTAAGACGGCTCACCTGTCCAACCCCTGGAACGAACATAAGCCTGTCAAAATCGGACGTGATGGACAG GAGATCCAACCGGACATCGGCGCTCAGCTCTGTGCCCTGTTCCCATTGGACGAGAGTGTGGATATCCACCAGGTGGCTCGTCGTGTTCGTCACAAGCGTCGGACGCCGTCAGAGCCCCGGCCTCGGGGTCGACCGCCGCAACGCGAACCGGGAAG GCGTCGCCCTGAAGAGTACGACCTTCACGGCAGGAAGCGACCGCGAGCCGACGGTCCGCCTGACTTCAACCAGCGAGCAG ggTTCATCCAGGACCTTCGGAACCAGCCGGTGGACAG acgaTTTTCCAGCGTAAGACGAGACGTGTTTCTCAACGGG TCTTATAACGACTACATGAGGGACTACCACCACAGCGTTGGTCCTCCGGCTCCGTGGCAGACTCTG GCGGCGTACCCCGGCGTGGAGCAACCTCCCCCACATCACCCCCCCTACTACCATCACAGCCACCCCCCGCCGCCCCCTCACCAGGCctaccatcaccaccaccacccccctctACCGCCACACGAGGCTCCGCCCCCCCGCTTTAGAGACAAACAGCGAGCGCCACAACATCGCGCCTTTACCTCCAGCCCA CATGACTACGACATGCGTGTGGATGACTTCCTGCGGCGGACGCAGGCAGTAGTGAGCAGTCGGCGTGAGCGTGAACGGCAGCGTGAACGCGATCGTGGTGGACCACGCCgcgagagggagagggagcgagcgagggacagagagagagagagagagagggacaaggAGAGGGGACGGTACCGAAGGTGA
- the LOC119030572 gene encoding UDP-glucuronosyltransferase 2C1-like isoform X1, whose translation MKGCPPPPRLRLLLLLLPSFFLPHLHAPVDGGHVLVFPGEYSHWLNMRNIMEELVKRNHSVTVLVPDASPSVGYNNSRDAAKFNFLVFKVPFSRAELHGLTEELIYFAMYESHVSSPLTKFLKARDWLSRSVGLGMQQCDSMLKNEQLMVTLRDAAFDAVLLDPMVMCGDLVADVLGLPLIISLRFSLGGVLERHCGHAPAPPSYIPPAPLPYGDHMTFVERLISVVTYVWLSVMMEVFWRLTLDQYYSEVKGSPSSACSTLGNADIWLIRTFWDLETPRPIPPNFKYVGGLHCKPANQLPEDLEAIVQSSADAGVVVVSFGSMVTNLTAERADVIATAFGQIPQKVIWRFSGDTPTMLAANTKLSDWIPQNDLLGHPKTKAFVTHGGTNGLYEAVYHGVPLVGIPLFGDQPDNLARLSRRGAAIVLDFNRLTSDELTEALLAVINEPSYKSNMERLSVLHRDQPVAPLSTAVFWVEFVMRHSGAPHLHLASHDLTWFQYYSLDTGAALLGAMLIATTIVWGSIRFFLRCSSQRRREKND comes from the exons ATGAAGGgttgccctcctcctcctcgtcttcgtcttcttcttcttcttcttccctccttcttcctccctcatcTTCACGCTCCAGTTGATGGCGGCCATGTTCTGGTTTTTCCAGGCGAGTACAGCCATTGGTTGAACATGCGGAACATCATGGAGGAGCTGGTGAAGAGGAACCACTCTGTCACCGTGTTGGTCCCCGACGCCTCGCCGTCAGTCGGCTACAACAACAGCCGAGATGCCGCCAAGTTCAACTTTCTGGTTTTCAAG gtCCCGTTCAGTCGGGCGGAGCTTCACGGCCTCACGGAGGAGTTAATCTACTTCGCCATGTACGAGTCTCACGTCTCGTCTCCACTCACGAAGTTCCTGAAGGCTCGTGATTGGCTGAGCCGGTCTGTCGGCCTCGGGATGCAGCAGTGTGACTCCATGTTGAAGAACGAGCAGCTGATGGTGACGTTGCGGGACGCTGCGTTCGACGCCGTGCTGCTCGACCCGATGGTGATGTGTGGTGACCTGGTGGCCGACGTGCTCGGCTTGCCCCTCATCATCTCCCTTCGCTTCTCCCTCGGCGGGGTCTTGGAGCGCCACTGTGGCCATGCGCCGGCGCCGCCGTCCTACATCCCGCCAGCTCCGCTGCCGTATGGCGACCACATGACGTTTGTGGAGCGGCTGATCAGCGTTGTGACGTACGTGTGGCTGTCAGTGATGATGGAGGTGTTCTGGAGGCTGACGCTGGATCAGTATTACagtgaggtcaaag GAAGTCCCAGCAGCGCCTGCTCCACTCTGGGGAACGCTGACATCTGGCTCATCAGGACCTTCTGGGACTTGGAGACGCCGCGGCCGATCCCACCCAACTTCAAATACGTGGGCGGTCTGCACTGCaaaccagccaatcagctgcCAGAG GACTTGGAGGCCATCGTGCAGAGTTCAGCTGACGCCGGTGTGGTGGTAGTTTCCTTTGGCTCCATGGTAACCAACCTAACGGCGGAGCGGGCTGATGTCATCGCCACCGCCTTTGGTCAAATCCCACAGAAG GTGATCTGGAGGTTCAGCGGAGACACGCCCACAATGCTGGCAGCAAACACCAAGCTCTCTGATTGGATCCCTCAGAACGACCTGTTgg GTCACCCAAAGACAAAAGCGTTTGTGACGCACGGCGGCACCAACGGTTTGTATGAGGCCGTGTATCACGGTGTGCCGCTAGTCGGAATCCCACTGTTTGGGGATCAGCCTGATAACCTTGCACGTCTGAGTCGCCGTGGGGCCGCCATCGTCCTCGACTTCAACCGTCTGACCTCTGATGAGCTGACAGAGGCGCTGCTCGCCGTCATCAACGAGCCGAG CTACAAGTCCAACATGGAGCGGCTGTCAGTGCTTCATCGTGACCAGCCGGTGGCGCCACTGAGCACCGCTGTCTTCTGGGTGGAGTTTGTGATGCGACACAGTGGAGCACCACACCTGCACCTGGCGTCACATGACCTGACCTGGTTCCAGTATTACAGCTTGGACACTGGCGCCGCCCTGCTGGGCGCCATGCTGATCGCCACCACCATCGTCTGGGGCAGCATCCGCTTCTTCCTGCGATGCAGCAGCCAGCGACGAAGAGAGAAGAATGACTGA
- the LOC119030572 gene encoding UDP-glucuronosyltransferase 2A1-like isoform X2: protein MMVLFPVWTGSPSSACSTLGNADIWLIRTFWDLETPRPIPPNFKYVGGLHCKPANQLPEDLEAIVQSSADAGVVVVSFGSMVTNLTAERADVIATAFGQIPQKVIWRFSGDTPTMLAANTKLSDWIPQNDLLGHPKTKAFVTHGGTNGLYEAVYHGVPLVGIPLFGDQPDNLARLSRRGAAIVLDFNRLTSDELTEALLAVINEPSYKSNMERLSVLHRDQPVAPLSTAVFWVEFVMRHSGAPHLHLASHDLTWFQYYSLDTGAALLGAMLIATTIVWGSIRFFLRCSSQRRREKND from the exons atgatggtgctgtttcctgtgtggaCAGGAAGTCCCAGCAGCGCCTGCTCCACTCTGGGGAACGCTGACATCTGGCTCATCAGGACCTTCTGGGACTTGGAGACGCCGCGGCCGATCCCACCCAACTTCAAATACGTGGGCGGTCTGCACTGCaaaccagccaatcagctgcCAGAG GACTTGGAGGCCATCGTGCAGAGTTCAGCTGACGCCGGTGTGGTGGTAGTTTCCTTTGGCTCCATGGTAACCAACCTAACGGCGGAGCGGGCTGATGTCATCGCCACCGCCTTTGGTCAAATCCCACAGAAG GTGATCTGGAGGTTCAGCGGAGACACGCCCACAATGCTGGCAGCAAACACCAAGCTCTCTGATTGGATCCCTCAGAACGACCTGTTgg GTCACCCAAAGACAAAAGCGTTTGTGACGCACGGCGGCACCAACGGTTTGTATGAGGCCGTGTATCACGGTGTGCCGCTAGTCGGAATCCCACTGTTTGGGGATCAGCCTGATAACCTTGCACGTCTGAGTCGCCGTGGGGCCGCCATCGTCCTCGACTTCAACCGTCTGACCTCTGATGAGCTGACAGAGGCGCTGCTCGCCGTCATCAACGAGCCGAG CTACAAGTCCAACATGGAGCGGCTGTCAGTGCTTCATCGTGACCAGCCGGTGGCGCCACTGAGCACCGCTGTCTTCTGGGTGGAGTTTGTGATGCGACACAGTGGAGCACCACACCTGCACCTGGCGTCACATGACCTGACCTGGTTCCAGTATTACAGCTTGGACACTGGCGCCGCCCTGCTGGGCGCCATGCTGATCGCCACCACCATCGTCTGGGGCAGCATCCGCTTCTTCCTGCGATGCAGCAGCCAGCGACGAAGAGAGAAGAATGACTGA